In one Scyliorhinus canicula chromosome 3, sScyCan1.1, whole genome shotgun sequence genomic region, the following are encoded:
- the si:ch211-214j8.12 gene encoding uncharacterized protein si:ch211-214j8.12 isoform X2: protein MISSTSWGHSMTLGLTALNLHACSRIQSSVLVDLVECLPRLRKLTLSSTQCDSQVLSAIGSSCRELRELDVSRCKKVTSAGLLHLVYDQTRAAFNSLQLRNLLAEGLELPLDTDTQHVAVMAFLLLALPRLEHVTHTFLVEALTLIHGRLFGKGQHFLESRGFPSLEEVAGFGPTAGVGASQPQGLGLRRLDIVLGQDLSIVTSICREIAEVTVSLDHELRDLRHLHSWKQLTHLTVECSEFHKRSLSDMIPVLSCLGPHLQLLSLQNFHFHQETSLNHILPSCPNLRVFQSQLHLPPQSSNSSPATEDSDDDDNGHQRDTNPLFRTNWRFPQLKDFSLRILDSSPLPRSFQLSIRVALTSALHGSPQLSKLSLINIPVCLDKVFQNVLEQPGSLAQLSELCLAHSRVSNAAVHLLMAADNQLVSLDLRHCRDVHRRHYDQFVEDAKRSKFDLEISWE, encoded by the coding sequence GGTCTAACTGCTCTCAACCTGCACGCCTGCAGCAGGATCCAGTCCTCGGTGTTGGTGGATCTGGTTGAATGCCTGCCGCGTCTTCGTAAGCTGACTCTGTCCAGCACTCAGTGTGACAGCCAGGTCCTATCGGCCATCGGGAGTAGTTGCAGAGAGCTGAGGGAGCTGGATGTGTCGAGGTGTAAGAAGGTGACATCTGCGGGGCTGCTGCACCTGGTGTATGACCAGACCCGAGCAGCCTTTAACTCTCTGCAGCTGAGGAATCTCCTGGCCGAGGGTCTGGAACTGCCGCTGGACACCGATACGCAGCACGTGGCGGTGATGGCGTTTCTCCTGCTCGCTCTCCCCAGGTTGGAGCACGTCACCCACACCTTTCTCGTGGAAGCATTAACTCTGATTCATGGGCGGCTCTTTGGAAAAGGCCAACACTTCCTCGAGAGTCGAGGCTTCCCCTCGCTGGAGGAGGTTGCCGGGTTCGGACCGACGGCGGGTGTCGGTGCCTCTCAGCCGCAGGGCCTCGGTCTGAGGCGCTTAGATATCGTCCTGGGCCAGGACCTCTCCATCGTAACATCCATCTGCAGAGAGATTGCAGAGGTCACCGTTTCCCTTGACCAcgagctgagggacttgaggcacCTCCATTCCTGGAAGCAGCTAACCCACCTCACCGTGGAATGCTCCGAGTTTCACAAGAGGTCTCTGAGCGATATGATTCCGGTTTTGTCCTGCCtgggcccccacctccagcttctGTCCCTTCAGAATTTCCATTTCCATCAGGAAACTTCCCTCAACCACATCCTCCCATCCTGCCCCAATCTCCGCGTCTTCCAGTCTCAGCTTCATCTCCCTCCACAGAGCAGTAACTCCTCTCCAGCCACCGAAGACAGCGATGATGATGATAATGGCCACCAGCGGGATACAAACCCCTTGTTTCGCACCAACTGGCGCTTTCCCCAATTGAAAGATTTCAGTTTAAGGATTTTGGATTCCAGCCCTTTGCCTCGCAGTTTCCAGCTCTCCATCAGAGTGGCTCTGACCTCCGCACTACACGGCTCGCCACAGCTCAGCAAACTGTCCCTCATCAACATCCCCGTCTGCCTGGACAAGGTCTTCCAGAATGTTCTGGAGCAGCCCGGCTCGCTCGCACAGCTGTCAGAACTGTGTCTGGCTCACAGCCGCGTGTCAAACGCCGCCGTCCACTTGCTGATGGCTGCAGACAACCAGCTGGTGTCCCTGGACCTCCGGCATTGTCGCGATGTTCACCGTCGGCATTATGATCAGTTTGTGGAGGATGCGAAGCGAAGCAAGTTCGATTTGGAGATCTCCTGGGAATGA